A stretch of the Deltaproteobacteria bacterium genome encodes the following:
- the serS gene encoding serine--tRNA ligase, with translation MHDVNLLRTHLTVVRTKLEQRNFPLAALESFTTLDERRRALIREGEDLKAARNRESQEIGKLMKAGQKEEAEKRGAAVRKMGERMPAIEADLAAVENELNGLLATLPNLPHESVPVGADESANQVVKHWGEPLQFSFTPRDHVDVGTALGILDLERATKITGARFSILKGLGARLERALINFCLDLHTQTHGYTEVLPPFMVNSQTLYGTGQLPKFEADLFKLTDERNFYLIPTAEVPVTNIYAGEILDNSQLPMKMTAYTPCFRSEAGSYGRDVRGLIRQHQFDKVELVKLTRPEDSYQELEALTRNAEAVLETLGLAYRTVVLSTGDMGFGSAKTYDIEVWLPSQNTYREISSCSNCEAFQARRAQIRFRREPKAKPEFVHTLNGSGLAIGRLWIAILENYQQEDGSVVIPPALRPYLDGREKITAEK, from the coding sequence ATGCATGATGTGAATCTTCTGCGTACCCACTTGACGGTGGTGCGAACTAAACTTGAACAGCGTAACTTTCCGCTCGCGGCACTGGAGAGCTTTACGACGCTTGATGAACGGCGACGGGCACTTATCCGTGAGGGCGAGGACCTCAAAGCTGCACGTAATCGCGAGAGTCAGGAAATCGGCAAGTTGATGAAAGCGGGCCAGAAGGAAGAAGCTGAGAAGCGTGGCGCTGCGGTGCGTAAGATGGGTGAGCGTATGCCAGCTATCGAAGCTGACCTCGCGGCAGTGGAAAACGAACTCAATGGACTGCTGGCGACGCTGCCGAACTTGCCGCATGAGAGTGTTCCGGTTGGGGCTGATGAGTCAGCTAATCAGGTCGTGAAACACTGGGGTGAGCCGCTGCAGTTTTCTTTCACTCCGCGTGATCATGTCGATGTCGGCACAGCACTGGGCATTCTTGATCTCGAACGAGCGACAAAAATAACCGGTGCCCGGTTCTCGATTCTGAAAGGCCTGGGTGCCCGGCTTGAACGCGCATTGATTAACTTTTGTCTCGACCTGCACACGCAGACACATGGCTACACTGAGGTACTCCCACCATTTATGGTGAATAGCCAAACTTTATACGGCACCGGGCAATTGCCGAAGTTTGAGGCTGATCTATTTAAGCTGACCGACGAGCGCAACTTTTATTTGATTCCTACCGCGGAAGTACCCGTCACCAATATCTACGCTGGCGAGATTCTCGATAACAGTCAGTTACCTATGAAGATGACCGCTTACACTCCGTGTTTTCGCTCGGAGGCAGGAAGTTATGGTAGAGACGTGCGCGGTCTCATTCGCCAGCATCAATTCGATAAGGTCGAGCTGGTAAAGCTGACACGCCCAGAGGATTCCTATCAGGAACTCGAAGCCCTCACGCGCAATGCCGAAGCTGTCCTTGAAACGTTAGGGCTCGCCTATCGGACGGTTGTTTTGTCCACCGGCGATATGGGCTTCGGTTCTGCCAAGACCTATGACATCGAAGTGTGGCTCCCGAGCCAGAATACCTATCGCGAGATCTCATCCTGCTCGAATTGTGAGGCATTCCAAGCGCGACGGGCGCAGATTCGCTTTCGTCGCGAACCAAAGGCGAAGCCTGAGTTTGTCCACACGCTGAATGGCTCGGGTCTCGCAATTGGTCGTCTGTGGATTGCGATTTTAGAGAACTACCAACAGGAAGATGGCTCTGTGGTCATTCCACCTGCGTTGCGTCCATATCTAGATGGAAGGGAAAAGATTACAGCAGAGAAGTAA